A stretch of DNA from Granulicella pectinivorans:
GCTCGCCTATCAGTACTACGATGCCGAGAGGGTCGTGCTGGGCAAGCCGCTCAAGGACCATCTGCGCTTTGCGGTGGCTTACTGGCACTCGCTGGCGATGAACGGCAGCGATCCGTTTGGCGGACCGACGATCGAACGTCCGTGGATGGGTGCGGGCGATCCGATTGCGCAGGCGAAGGTAAAGGCCGATGCCGCGTTTGAGCTTTTCCGTGTGCTTGATCTTCCGTTCTTCTGCTTCCATGATGCGGACGTCGCTCCTGCGGGGGATACGCTGGCCGAGGGGCTGAAGAACCTGCATGTGATCGCGGACTACTTCGCGGAGAAGATGGAGACGTCGTCGACGAAGCTGCTGTGGGGTACGGCGAACCTGTTCTCGCATCCGCGCTTCATGGCCGGTGCTTCGACGAACCCGGACCCCGATGTCTTTGCGTGGTGCGCGGCCACGGTGAAGAACTGCATGGACGTGACGAAGAAGCTGGGCGGATCGAACTATGTGTTGTGGGGCGGCAGGGAAGGGTACGAGACGCTGCTGAACACGAATATGAAGCAGGAGCTTGAGCAGATGGGGCGGTTCCTGACGCTTGTGGTGGAGTACAAGCACACGATCGGTTTCGAGGGGCAGATTCTGATTGAGCCGAAGCCGAAGGAGCCTACGTCGCACCAGTACGACTTCGATGCGGCCACGGTGTATGGCTTCCTGAAGCGGTTTGGGCTGGAGAACGAGGTGAAGCTGAATCTCGAGGCGAACCATGCGACGCTCGCGGGGCACAGCTTCGAGCATGAGATCGCCACGGCGGGCAGCCTGGGCGTGCTGGGTTCGCTCGATATCAACCGCGGCGATGCGCTGCTGGGTTGGGATACGGATCAGTTCCCGAACGACCTGTGGACGATGACGATGTCGATGTATCACGTCATCAAGGCGGGCGGGCTGGGCAAGGGCGGATGCAACTTCGATGCGAAGGTGCGGCGCCAGAGCTTTACGGCGGAGGACATGATCCACGCTCATGTGGGCGGCGTGGATATCTGCACGCGTGCGTTCCTGACGGCGGCGAAGCTGATTGAGGATGGCCGTTACGATGCTCTGCTGACGGAGCGCTATGCGGGCTGGAGCAAGCCCGACGCAGCGGCCATGCTCTCCGGTAAGATGAGCCTGGATGAGATTGCGGCGAAGGCGCTGGCGGATGGCATCAACCCGAAGCCACGCTCGGGCAAGCAGGAGCAGATCGAGAACCTGCTGATGCGTGCGATCTACTCGGCCAAGCTCTAAACCTGTTTCACGCTCTACGACTCTGCGCGCTTGTGCCCTCGGGCA
This window harbors:
- the xylA gene encoding xylose isomerase, with amino-acid sequence MFSKFETVKYEGPSSENALAYQYYDAERVVLGKPLKDHLRFAVAYWHSLAMNGSDPFGGPTIERPWMGAGDPIAQAKVKADAAFELFRVLDLPFFCFHDADVAPAGDTLAEGLKNLHVIADYFAEKMETSSTKLLWGTANLFSHPRFMAGASTNPDPDVFAWCAATVKNCMDVTKKLGGSNYVLWGGREGYETLLNTNMKQELEQMGRFLTLVVEYKHTIGFEGQILIEPKPKEPTSHQYDFDAATVYGFLKRFGLENEVKLNLEANHATLAGHSFEHEIATAGSLGVLGSLDINRGDALLGWDTDQFPNDLWTMTMSMYHVIKAGGLGKGGCNFDAKVRRQSFTAEDMIHAHVGGVDICTRAFLTAAKLIEDGRYDALLTERYAGWSKPDAAAMLSGKMSLDEIAAKALADGINPKPRSGKQEQIENLLMRAIYSAKL